From Triticum urartu cultivar G1812 chromosome 2, Tu2.1, whole genome shotgun sequence, a single genomic window includes:
- the LOC125537560 gene encoding YLP motif-containing protein 1-like — protein sequence MYGQGGGFNPHFRHAAPPPLPPLSQQPLPPPPPPRPQAGVTAGFPQQSLPPPPPLAQYPQPPAMRPPPGQYQHGMLPHQNQAYPYAHLGQMHHMPMLPHQRGFGHMQMPGPPQAMYQPPPQYPMPVPLPPPPPRPPSIAPDNLPPPPPPPSSPPLMPPSPPAAPATAESCAETEGKEGAPDGGHEGKSEKEATELIVSDDSDMDMGGDEDSPSRVHLSVVNSSPAAAECSGDNNTVNVPKAVNDMSNLGSDLAPGSSGKTKTGNVSVEAGSQLQLIQQDYASDDSEDEEEHTRASSNPVLPEDNEPNQSSDTNTEIGHQQVTNAEENVNAAPCLQQNYEPRMHQHKDERSPINHNSDEPGQPVTESLSGSESAGRQHSERHGRIQTKRIRSQSPIARRSCSPSGENKHSPSQSSSHERQSRSPLAKRANLHQSKSPHHVSLLPGQPLVASSEPQMQFQPNAMAPSNDFLQNQIRTYTAPDLPHPRPLDFHPHAPQPVLPSQQQPAAFHNDEFKSPFSLDNAPVLLPDGRPEFSAGVGLSYSSHQSSYNQQQPPPGSLASGANIAYPSFQIFPSNLPGSSDLGPVPISDIVLPKSSIKPHYNPFASTFETDPTLDISPIQSPNAVESASAKAVELMNTTSPFGQSVPGSGTRFNESSAEVVPSRQKQPCPGFTPMGPYDPLLDSIEPSSNSINKMDLGQEANLSATGSRNASKLVNIEVESKNMHGLGLVAESEVVELGEVAADTETGVVENVSPEPLGAKDWSSDIPGDIDNDQSLDVSKKSKDSRSMKLFKVAIADFVKEVLKPSWRQGNMSREAFKMIVKKTVDKVSSSVPGNHIPKTPAKIRQYVQSSQRKVTKLVMGYVDKYVKL from the exons ATGTACGGACAGGGAGGGGGCTTTAATCCACACTTCCGTCATGCCGCACCACCGCCGCTTCCGCCGCTGTCGCAGCaaccgctgccgccgccgccgccgcctcgaccacAAGCTGGGGTAACGGCTGGCTTCCCCCAGCAGTCGTTACCACCGCCACCGCCGTTGGCGCAGTACCCGCAGCCCCCAGCAATGCGTCCACCGCCTGGGCAGTACCAGCATGGCATGCTGCCACATCAGAATCAGGCCTATCCTTATGCCCATCTCGGTCAGATGCACCACATGCCAATGCTCCCACATCAGAGGGGTTTTGGGCATATGCAAATGCCTGGGCCGCCGCAAGCCATGTATCAGCCCCCTCCGCAGTATCCCATGCCAGTGCCTCTCCCTCCACCACCACCGCGGCCACCAAGCATTGCTCCAGATAACCTCCCACCTCCACCCCCGCCaccatcttctccccctctaaTGCCTCCGTCACCACCAGCTGCTCCAGCAACTGCAGAGTCATGTGCAGAGACAGAAGGAAAGGAAGGTGCCCCAGATGGTGGTCATGAAGGCAAAAGTGAGAAAGAAGCAACTGAATTAATTGTGTCTGATGACTCGGATATGGATATGGGTG GAGATGAGGACTCACCATCAAGGGTTCATCTGAGCGTTGTCAATTCTTCGCCTGCTGCTGCTGAATGCTCTGGAGATAATAATACTGTTAATGTGCCAAAGGCTGTTAATGACATGTCCAACCTTGGCAGTGATTTGGCACCTGGCAGCAGTGGGAAGACTAAAACTGGAAATGTGTCTGTCGAAGCTGGGAGCCAGTTGCAGTTAATACAACAAGACTATGCCTCAGATGATAGCGAGGATGAGGAGGAGCATACTCGTGCTTCCAGCAACCCTGTGCTGCCTGAAGATAATGAGCCGAATCAATCAAGTGATACAAACACTGAAATTGGTCATCAGCAGGTTACTAATGCAGAGGAAAATGTGAATGCAGCTCCTTGCCTTCAGCAGAATTATGAGCCTAGAATGCATCAGCATAAGGATGAGAGAAGCCCAATAAATCACAACTCAGATGAGCCGGGGCAGCCAGTCACAGAAAGTTTAAGTGGCAGTGAGTCTGCTGGAAGGCAACATAGTGAAAGGCATGGGAGGATCCAGACAAAACGAATCCGTAGCCAGTCACCTATAGCAAGGAGGAGCTGTAGCCCTTCCGGAGAGAACAAGCACAGTCCATCCCAAAG TTCATCACATGAAAGGCAAAGCAGGTCACCACTTGCTAAGCGGGCTAATCTTCATCAGAGCAAATCACCACACCATGTGAGTTTGCTACCAGGACAACCACTAGTTGCAAGTTCAGAACCCCAGATGCAGTTTCAGCCAAATGCTATGGCACCATCAAATGATTTCCTGCAGAATCAGATAAGAACCTATACTGCACCAGATCTTCCTCATCCTAGGCCATTGGATTTCCATCCTCATGCTCCCCAGCCAGTTCTTCCTTCTCAACAGCAGCCTGCTGCCTTCCACAATGATGAGTTTAAGAGCCCTTTTTCCCTTGACAATGCACCAGTTCTTCTTCCAGATGGACGGCCAGAGTTTTCTGCTGGTGTAGGCCTGTCTTATTCAAGTCATCAATCTTCATATAACCAGCAACAGCCTCCTCCTGGCAGTTTGGCTTCGGGAGCTAACATAGCTTACCCATCTTTCCAGATATTTCCATCAAATCTGCCTGGAAGTAGTGACTTGGGTCCTGTACCTATATCTGACATTGTTCTGCCTAAATCGTCTATCAAGCCACACTACAACCCATTTGCATCTACCTTTGAAACAGATCCGACTCTTGATATTAGTCCTATTCAAAGTCCAAATGCTGTTGAGTCTGCTTCAGCAAAAGCAGTAGAGCTCATGAATACAACTAGTCCTTTTGGTCAGTCTGTTCCTGGATCTGGAACTCGTTTCAATGAAAGTTCTGCAGAAGTTGTGCCCAGTCGGCAGAAACAACCTTGTCCTGGCTTTACTCCTATGGGTCCCTATGATCCACTTCTGGATAGTATTGAACCCTCAAGCAATTCAATCAACAAGATGGATCTTGGTCAAGAGGCGAATCTGAGTGCCACTGGTAGTCGCAATGCATCAAAACTTGTGAACATAGAAGTGGAGAGTAAAAATATGCACGGACTCGGGCTTGTTGCTGAATCAGAAGTTGTAGAACTTGGAGAGGTGGCAGCAGATACTGAAACAGGTGTGGTGGAGAATGTAAGTCCTGAGCCCTTAGGTGCTAAAGACTGGAGCTCAGATATTCCTGGTGATATCGACAATGACCAGTCATTGGATGTAAGTAAGAAGAGTAAGGACTCCAGATCAATGAAGCTTTTTAAGGTTGCTATTGCAGATTTCGTTAAAGAAGTTCTTAAGCCATCATGGAGGCAGGGAAACATGAGCAGAGAGGCTTTCAAAATGATTGTTAAGAAAACAGTTGATAAGGTCTCTAGTTCGGTTCCTGGCAATCATATACCGAAAACACCAGCCAAGATTAGACAGTATGTCCAGTCTTCCCAAAGGAAAGTGACCAAACTAGTAATG GGTTATGTTGACAAGTATGTGAAGTTATAG
- the LOC125537561 gene encoding glutamyl-tRNA(Gln) amidotransferase subunit B, chloroplastic/mitochondrial, with protein MALTLLRGIRTQTLSGANAGLFCTTRRPPLAHFTARVESVQTSEPKSVRKSIQQATKEAVEQKTHGFEAVIGIETHVQLSTITKAFCSCPYDYGSQPNSTVCPTCMGHPGTLPVLNAKVVECAVKLGLALNCEISMTSKFDRKQYFYPDLPKGYQISQFDIPIAEKGYLDLDIPMEFGGGHRRFGVTRVHMEEDAGKLLHSESGSFSQVDLNRAGVPLLEIVSEPDMRTGIEAAEYGAEIQRVVRYLGVGNGNMQEGSLRCDVNVSVRPIGQSEFGTKVEIKNMNSFSEISRAIDYEIARQILLHKESQADKIVQETRLWDESSQKTFTMRKKEGLADYRYFPEPDLPEVVLTSDYIDEICNSMPELPEAKRRRYENMGLSMQDVIFLANDDIVAHFFDSTLEHGADAKLAANWIMGDITAYLKNEKLSIDEIKLTPLELSELIAFIKNGTISGKIGKEILVELITKGGTVKSVIEEKDLVQIADPAAIEAMVDKVLAENPKQLEQYRAGKTKLQGFFAGQVMKASKGKASPVLLNKILGEKLKGN; from the exons ATGGCTCTAACGCTCCTACGAGGGATCAGAACACAAACCTTATCTGGAGCAAATGCAGGGCTGTTCTGTACCACTCGACGTCCTCCGCTAGCCCACTTCACAGCTAGGGTGGAGAGTGTGCAGACTAGCGAGCCCAAATCAGTGCGCAAATCAATTCAACAGGCTACCAAGGAGGCAGTGGAGCAGAAGACACACGGTTTTGAAGCGGTGATCGGCATTGAGACCCATGTTCAGCTCTCAACCATCACAAAGGCATTTTGCTCCTGCCCATACGACTATGGCTCCCAGCCAAACAGCACCGTTTGCCCCACCTGCATGGGCCACCCCGGGACATTGCCGGTTCTGAATGCAAAGGTTGTTGAATGTGCTGTCAAGCTAGGCCTCGCTCTCAACTGTGAGATTTCCATGACATCCAAGTTTGATCGGAAGCAGTACTTCTACCCAGATCTGCCCAAGGGATACCAGATTTCGCAGTTTGACATTCCGATTGCTGAAAAGGGTTACCTTGATTTGGATATTCCAATGGAGTTTGGTGGTGGTCACAGGCGATTTGGGGTCACGCGGGTTCATATGGAAGAAGATGCTGGCAAGCTGCTTCACTCTGAATCCGGGAGTTTTTCTCAG GTTGACCTAAATAGAGCCGGCGTCCCTTTGCTAGAGATTGTCTCAGAGCCAGATATGAGGACAGGCATAGAGGCTGCTGAGTATGGTGCTGAGATACAAAGGGTTGTTAGATACCTGGGAGTGGGCAATGGCAACATGCAGGAAGGTTCCCTCCGCTGTGATGTGAATGTATCTGTCCGGCCTATTGGACAATCAGAATTCGGTACAAAG GTTGAAATAAAGAATATGAACTCATTTTCTGAAATAAGTAGGGCAATAGATTATGAGATAGCCCGACAGATTCTTCTTCACAAAGAAAGCCAGGCTGACAAAATTGTACAGGAAACCCGTCTATGGGATGAATCTTCTCAG AAAACTTTTACAATGCGGAAAAAGGAGGGACTTGCCGACTACAGATATTTTCCTGAGCCTGATCTTCCTGAAGTTGTTCTGACTAGTGATTACATTGATGAAATTTGTAATTCAATGCCGGAGCTTCCAGAGGCAAAGCGTAGGCGTTATGAGAACATGGGGCTCAGCATGCAAGATGTTATTTTCCTTGCTAACGACGATATT GTTGCTCATTTCTTTGATTCTACACTTGAGCATGGTGCTGATGCAAAGCTGGCTGCTAATTGGATCATGGGTGACATTACGGCTTATCTGAAGAATGAAAAGCTCTCTATTGATGAAATTAAACTAACACCTCTTGAGCTTTCTGAACTGATTGCATTCATAAAGAATGGTACTATCAGTGGGAAGATTGGCAAGGAG ATTCTTGTTGAGCTCATTACCAAAGGCGGAACTGTTAAGTCAGTGATAGAGGAGAAAGATTTGGTTCAG ATAGCAGATCCAGCAGCAATTGAGGCCATGGTAGATAAAGTACTCGCCGAGAATCCAAAGCAACTTGAGCAGTATCGGGCTGGGAAAACCAAGTTGCAGGGATTTTTCGCTGGCCAG GTGATGAAAGCATCGAAAGGTAAAGCAAGTCCTGTTTTATTGAACAAAATCCTCGGGGAGAAGTTGAAGGGCAATTAA